The Brassica oleracea var. oleracea cultivar TO1000 chromosome C6, BOL, whole genome shotgun sequence genome includes a region encoding these proteins:
- the LOC106297471 gene encoding uncharacterized protein LOC106297471, whose protein sequence is MYTRLQNLLQGSRSVDEYAEEFALLLTRNEIHDSQIQLVSRFIGGLRSQLQTAMAQFDPSTVGEAHRRAASLEQQSHPWNWTSPSNRARSPDSSGSNLPSSSAKDSTDATNSTTKPATPKEQQRRRSTRPNALRCYTCGEQGHRQTACPHASRRGLIIDDSTNNHDVYNSQAEEELDDEAILPTCGDSGQLLVLRRTCFTPQRHDDKWLRTNIFRSTCTINNRVCTFVIDSGNSKNVISEEAVDKLGITREKHPAPYTLGWLNESVNLRVTQRALISFSISPYYKDRIY, encoded by the coding sequence ATGTACACCAGGTTACAGAACCTTCTTCAAGGTTCACGTAGCGTTGATGAATACGCAGAAGAATTTGCATTGTTGTTAACTCGCAACGAGATACACGACAGTCAGATTCAACTCGTCTCTCGCTTCATAGGAGGCTTGCGCTCGCAACTACAGACAGCTATGGCTCAGTTCGATCCATCGACAGTAGGTGAAGCTCATCGCCGCGCTGCCTCGTTGGAACAACAGTCACATCCATGGAATTGGACGTCCCCATCTAATCGAGCTCGTAGCCCAGATTCTTCGGGAAGCAACTTACCATCTTCGTCAGCAAAGGATTCCACTGATGCCACCAATTCAACGACCAAACCAGCAACGCCGAAAGAACAACAACGACGACGTTCAACTCGACCTAATGCTTTGCGCTGTTACACATGTGGAGAACAGGGGCACCGTCAGACAGCTTGCCCTCATGCATCACGACGGGGACTGATCATTGATGATTCAACTAACAATCACGATGTGTATAATTCACAAGCAGAGGAAGAGCTAGACGACGAGGCAATCCTTCCGACGTGTGGGGATAGTGGCCAACTACTAGTGCTTCGTCGCACGTGTTTCACTCCTCAACGTCATGACGACAAGTGGCTTCGCACGAATATCTTTCGGTCAACATGTACCATCAACAATCGCGTATGCACTTTTGTCATCGACTCCGGCAATAGCAAAAATGTTATTTCCGAGGAAGCAGTGGACAAGCTTGGTATCACACGTGAAAAACACCCAGCGCCGTATACTCTTGGGTGGCTAAACGAAAGTGTCAATCTACGTGTAACACAGCGTGCCCTCATCTCATTCTCAATTAGTCCATACTACAAAGATCGTATTTACTAG